In the genome of Rhodamnia argentea isolate NSW1041297 chromosome 3, ASM2092103v1, whole genome shotgun sequence, one region contains:
- the LOC115746474 gene encoding uncharacterized protein LOC115746474 isoform X2 — protein sequence MSTSQTSKTPRRSQPSIQYRCNLVERASFEFADFVHKEDVPTHSETFQPEKADPESKSTEILTTSELIAAVGHAWDYTSRSLAVLQQKANLSYKISGEKEDILHNVKWQQNGCTSTVPKCSHSDTNLTELRQLNLDILRTTSRMSVLKFNGENTGRYQSLVRNFSGDMTNLLNGPRDGNGISCLGISSGLGLIYGWMSELIPAEAKHPFKTAVSDSEKAGKYFSREIVTPPQNLISEDRGPKIYIDSGSADSYPPSVQSKDLPVANNAKLNLDKKESTSLLSDYYLKVANIDADSCISKAASSILHADYRLKFVASEKDECELRYESANGIEFFPERKEEDNDHHAQEEHTLKIHCLGHDKPQAAVAKEEHAFAGAFSGIFVSLCLHPVDTIKTVIQSYRAEQKSLCYIGKSIVSERGLTGLYRGISSKIASSGPISAIYTFTYESVKGALLPLFPKEYYSITHCIAGGCASIATSFVYTPSERIKQQMQVGSHYHNCWNALVGIITRGGLPSLYAGWGAVLCRNIPHSVVKFYVYENLKVWTLSSLPPGAQLNTLQSLVCGGLAGSTAALFSTPFDVVKTRLQTQCLEGDDCIEPISSCSL from the exons ATGTCTACTAGTCAGACCAGTAAAACACCTAGAAGGAGTCAACCTTCGATCCAGTACCGGTGTAACCTTGTTGAACGGGCATCCTTTGAATTTGCTGATTTTGTCCATAAAGAGGATGTCCCCACACATTCTGAAACTTTTCAGCCGGAAAAGGCAGATCCCGAGTCCAAATCAACGGAAATACTCACCACTTCTGAACTCATCGCAGCAGTTGGCCATGCATGGGACTATACAAGTCGTTCTCTCGCAGTTTTACAACAAAAAGCAAACTTAAGTTACAAAATCTCTGGTGAGAAGGAAGATATCTTGCATAATGTGAAATGGCAACAAAATGGCTGTACATCTACTGTGCCTAAATGTAGTCATTCTGACACCAACTTAACAGAATTGCGGCAACTGAACCTAGACATTCTTAGGACAACTAGCAGAATGTCAGTGCTTAAATTTAACGGGGAAAACACTGGGCGGTATCAATCACTGGTGCGGAATTTTAGTGGGGACATGACCAATTTGCTTAATGGACCTAGGGATGGAAATGGGATTTCTTGTTTGGGGATCTCATCTGGACTGGGACTTATTTATGGCTGGATGAGTGAATTGATACCTGCTGAGGCCAAACATCCTTTCAAAACTGCTGTATCTGATAGTGAAAAAGCTGGTAAATACTTTTCTAGAGAAATAGTTACTCCTCCGCAGAATCTTATATCAGAAGATAGAGGCCCCAAAATCTACATAGATAGTGGAAGTGCTGATTCTTACCCCCCCTCTGTCCAGTCCAAGGATTTGCCGGTGGCTAACAATGCAAAATTGAACTTGGACAAGAAGGAAAGCACCTCTTTGCTTTCGGATTATTACCTCAAAGTTGCCAATATTGATGCAGACAGCTGTATCTCAAAAGCTGCATCCTCTATCCTTCATGCAGATTATCGTTTAAAGTTTGTCGCATCTGAAAAAGATGAATGCGAACTTCGCTATGAGAGCGCAAACGGTATTGAATTCTTTcctgaaagaaaggaagaggacaATGATCATCATGCCCAGGAAGAACATACCTTGAAGATACACTGTTTGGGACATGATAAGCCTCAGGCTGCTGTTGCCAAGGAAGAACATGCATTTGCAGGGGCATTTAGTGGTATCTTTGTCAGCCTTTGTCTTCACCCAGTTGATACTATCAAAACTGTAATTCAGTCTTACCGTGCAGAGCAGAAGTCTCTTTGCTATATTGGGAAATCAATTGTTTCTGAGAGAG GTCTAACTGGACTATATCGAGGTATCTCAAGCAAAATTGCATCTTCAGGTCCAATTTCTGCGATTTATACTTTCACTTACGAGTCAGTAAAAGGCGCTTTACTTCCTCTTTTCCCCAAG GAGTATTACTCCATCACACATTGTATTGCAGGTGGTTGTGCAAGCATTGCTACCTCTTTTGTCTACACTCCGAGTGAGCGCATAAAGCAGCAGATGCAAGTGGGCTCTCACTATCATAACTGCTG gaaTGCGTTGGTTGGAATAATCACAAGAGGTGGTTTGCCTTCTTTATATGCTGGGTGGGGAGCTGTGCTCTGTAGAAATATTCCCCACTCAGTGGTCAAG TTCTATGTTTATGAGAATTTAAAGGTGTGGACACTTTCCTCACTACCGCCTGGTGCTCAACTGAACACCCTGCAATCG CTTGTTTGTGGAGGACTAGCAGGATCTACTGCAGCTTTATTTTCAACCCCTTTTGACGTGGTGAAGACAAGATTACAAACTCAG TGTTTGGAAGGTGATGACTGTATTGAGCCAATCTCCTCCTGTTCTCTTTAA
- the LOC115746474 gene encoding uncharacterized protein LOC115746474 isoform X1: MSTSQTSKTPRRSQPSIQYRCNLVERASFEFADFVHKEDVPTHSETFQPEKADPESKSTEILTTSELIAAVGHAWDYTSRSLAVLQQKANLSYKISGEKEDILHNVKWQQNGCTSTVPKCSHSDTNLTELRQLNLDILRTTSRMSVLKFNGENTGRYQSLVRNFSGDMTNLLNGPRDGNGISCLGISSGLGLIYGWMSELIPAEAKHPFKTAVSDSEKAGKYFSREIVTPPQNLISEDRGPKIYIDSGSADSYPPSVQSKDLPVANNAKLNLDKKESTSLLSDYYLKVANIDADSCISKAASSILHADYRLKFVASEKDECELRYESANGIEFFPERKEEDNDHHAQEEHTLKIHCLGHDKPQAAVAKEEHAFAGAFSGIFVSLCLHPVDTIKTVIQSYRAEQKSLCYIGKSIVSERGLTGLYRGISSKIASSGPISAIYTFTYESVKGALLPLFPKEYYSITHCIAGGCASIATSFVYTPSERIKQQMQVGSHYHNCWNALVGIITRGGLPSLYAGWGAVLCRNIPHSVVKFYVYENLKVWTLSSLPPGAQLNTLQSLVCGGLAGSTAALFSTPFDVVKTRLQTQIPGSVHPYNGVLRALQEIGQHEGLKGLYRGLTPRLIMYISQGALFFASYESFKRLFSLDKP, encoded by the exons ATGTCTACTAGTCAGACCAGTAAAACACCTAGAAGGAGTCAACCTTCGATCCAGTACCGGTGTAACCTTGTTGAACGGGCATCCTTTGAATTTGCTGATTTTGTCCATAAAGAGGATGTCCCCACACATTCTGAAACTTTTCAGCCGGAAAAGGCAGATCCCGAGTCCAAATCAACGGAAATACTCACCACTTCTGAACTCATCGCAGCAGTTGGCCATGCATGGGACTATACAAGTCGTTCTCTCGCAGTTTTACAACAAAAAGCAAACTTAAGTTACAAAATCTCTGGTGAGAAGGAAGATATCTTGCATAATGTGAAATGGCAACAAAATGGCTGTACATCTACTGTGCCTAAATGTAGTCATTCTGACACCAACTTAACAGAATTGCGGCAACTGAACCTAGACATTCTTAGGACAACTAGCAGAATGTCAGTGCTTAAATTTAACGGGGAAAACACTGGGCGGTATCAATCACTGGTGCGGAATTTTAGTGGGGACATGACCAATTTGCTTAATGGACCTAGGGATGGAAATGGGATTTCTTGTTTGGGGATCTCATCTGGACTGGGACTTATTTATGGCTGGATGAGTGAATTGATACCTGCTGAGGCCAAACATCCTTTCAAAACTGCTGTATCTGATAGTGAAAAAGCTGGTAAATACTTTTCTAGAGAAATAGTTACTCCTCCGCAGAATCTTATATCAGAAGATAGAGGCCCCAAAATCTACATAGATAGTGGAAGTGCTGATTCTTACCCCCCCTCTGTCCAGTCCAAGGATTTGCCGGTGGCTAACAATGCAAAATTGAACTTGGACAAGAAGGAAAGCACCTCTTTGCTTTCGGATTATTACCTCAAAGTTGCCAATATTGATGCAGACAGCTGTATCTCAAAAGCTGCATCCTCTATCCTTCATGCAGATTATCGTTTAAAGTTTGTCGCATCTGAAAAAGATGAATGCGAACTTCGCTATGAGAGCGCAAACGGTATTGAATTCTTTcctgaaagaaaggaagaggacaATGATCATCATGCCCAGGAAGAACATACCTTGAAGATACACTGTTTGGGACATGATAAGCCTCAGGCTGCTGTTGCCAAGGAAGAACATGCATTTGCAGGGGCATTTAGTGGTATCTTTGTCAGCCTTTGTCTTCACCCAGTTGATACTATCAAAACTGTAATTCAGTCTTACCGTGCAGAGCAGAAGTCTCTTTGCTATATTGGGAAATCAATTGTTTCTGAGAGAG GTCTAACTGGACTATATCGAGGTATCTCAAGCAAAATTGCATCTTCAGGTCCAATTTCTGCGATTTATACTTTCACTTACGAGTCAGTAAAAGGCGCTTTACTTCCTCTTTTCCCCAAG GAGTATTACTCCATCACACATTGTATTGCAGGTGGTTGTGCAAGCATTGCTACCTCTTTTGTCTACACTCCGAGTGAGCGCATAAAGCAGCAGATGCAAGTGGGCTCTCACTATCATAACTGCTG gaaTGCGTTGGTTGGAATAATCACAAGAGGTGGTTTGCCTTCTTTATATGCTGGGTGGGGAGCTGTGCTCTGTAGAAATATTCCCCACTCAGTGGTCAAG TTCTATGTTTATGAGAATTTAAAGGTGTGGACACTTTCCTCACTACCGCCTGGTGCTCAACTGAACACCCTGCAATCG CTTGTTTGTGGAGGACTAGCAGGATCTACTGCAGCTTTATTTTCAACCCCTTTTGACGTGGTGAAGACAAGATTACAAACTCAG ATACCCGGTTCTGTTCACCCATATAATGGCGTTTTGCGTGCCCTTCAAGAAATAGGCCAGCACGAAGGGTTGAAAGGCCTATACAG GGGATTGACTCCAAGACTTATTATGTACATCTCTCAAGGAGCGCTATTCTTTGCATCGTATGAGTCCTTTAAGAGATTATTCTCTTTGGACAAGCCATAA
- the LOC115746502 gene encoding uncharacterized protein LOC115746502 — protein sequence MWVDMDLRFEKSCAVRHSPKTVLRSHRHSLSTEKRKENAKHACKDDLLILNKDFLELDFGCHRSASCKIISSRPVQLDGNVEFRRGSVYQSSREKNIGTFERRRKIEVSRGSDATSSVSIVDSLCSPDEESPRKRSSVISLSLDSNSTSANKPNMQPPITNRSKDICLNVDDRKMQSAEALDRDSTGDLKFRCGENIGRSNDSNGIQERDKVCLLPKSLSAKVERPPSPSVSESRPSSKTSSKVRINPVRKMFDPLIKSKSLRSPLTYARDDSLVKTTGMVHVRRDGTFRRSKTTAHDFSSTPHNCRLSAQVPKTDCSLSMVQESPVHLHGFLKCRDKHGVPFFEFSLKCREEVLVAQTWKANNSFSWVYTFHSLDGRKKSSAEGWLLDGGEKESSMVGQMQVCCYLCSELKGTGSFDNSLVTEFVLYDIAHARRSTACKSQDQASSLPEVKCVRRNNPRCVGRTSKIDDITNAVKIQHQTKHTQDSRDPDSLNLYPRAPSELRPDLESAAIVIQVPYEKTESLKCKRGDEIDDNAHPSLLNLSVFEPTREQLPEGTCNTVQVVIPTGNHGFPDCDSRGPSSLLERWRSGGGCDCGGWDMACPLTVLGNPKIQFTEDQSLVDNQKPLQLFLQGAKEITPALTMKFVEEGNYAVHFHAHLSSLQAFFISVAMLHGSGVLSASGQEIKEVPQTNSLKTLIEEEVQILIEAVTEEKKAREKMKDMPSSYALNPPFSPIARV from the exons ATGTGGGTGGATATGGATCTACGCTTCGAAAAGAGCTGCGCCGTGCGTCATAGTCCAAAGACTGTTCTCAGATCTCATCGACATAGCTTAAGCActgaaaagaggaaagaaaatgcaaaacatgCTTGTAAAGACGATTTGCTGATCCTTAATAAAGATTTCCTGGAACTAGATTTTGGATGCCACCGAAGTGCTTCTTGCAAAATCATTTCCTCTAGGCCTGTACAACTAGATGGAAATGTTGAATTCAGGCGAGGTTCTGTATATCAAAGTTCTCGAGAGAAGAATATCGGAACTTTcgagaggaggagaaaaattGAAGTGTCACGGGGCAGCGATGCCACTTCCTCTGTGAGTATTGTCGATTCTTTGTGTTCTCCAGATGAGGAAAGCCCACGGAAGAGATCGTCAGTTATTTCTCTAAGCTTGGACTCGAATTCCACTTCTGCTAACAAGCCTAACATGCAGCCTCCCATCACCAATCGTTCAAAAGATATATGTCTAAATGTGGATGACAGAAAGATGCAATCTGCAGAAGCTTTGGACAGAGATTCAACAGGGGATCTCAAATTTAGGTGCGGCGAAAACATTGGGCGTTCTAATGATAGTAACGGGATTCAAGAAAGAGATAAAGTATGCCTACTGCCCAAGTCGTTATCGGCGAAGGTGGAAAGGCCCCCATCTCCTTCTGTATCAGAAAGCCGCCCCTCTTCCAAAACCAGCTCGAAAGTTCGAATCAACCCTGTCAGAAAGATGTTTGATCCTTTGATAAAGTCAAAATCCCTACGGAGTCCTTTAACTTATGCCAGGGACGATAGTTTAGTCAAAACTACTGGGATGGTGCATGTTAGAAGGGATGGGACGTTTAGAAGATCCAAAACTACGGCTCATGATTTCTCAAGTACACCACACAATTGTAGATTGAGCGCTCAAGTTCCTAAGACTGACTGCAGTCTTTCCATGGTTCAAGAGTCTCCAGTCCACCTACATGGCTTTCTCAAATGCAGGGATAAGCATGGAGTGCCATTTTTCGAGTTCTCTTTGAAGTGTCGGGAAGAGGTTCTTGTGGCCCAGACATGGAAAGCAAATAATTCTTTTAGTTGGGTATACACTTTCCATTCCCTTGATGGAAGGAAAAAGAGCAGTGCCGAGGGATGGTTGTTGGATGGAGGCGAGAAAGAATCGTCCATGGTGGGACAGATGCAAGTTTGCTGCTACTTGTGTTCGGAACTGAAAGGTACCGGATCTTTCGACAATTCTTTGGTGACAGAGTTTGTTCTGTACGATATTGCGCATGCAAGACGAAGCACGGCCTGCAAATCCCAAGATCAAGCTAGCTCTTTGCCAGAGGTAAAATGTGTGCGCAGGAACAATCCTAGATGTGTCGGGAGGACGAGCAAAATAGACGACATCACCAATGCCGTCAAGATCCAGCATCAGACAAAACATACTCAGGATAGTAGAGATCCTGATAGTTTGAATTTGTACCCTAGGGCTCCTTCCGAACTGCGTCCAGACCTTGAGAGTGCAGCTATTGTTATTCAGGTTCCATATGAGAAGACAGAGAGCTTGAAATGTAAAAGAGGGGATGAGATTGATGATAATGCTCATCCGAGCCTCCTTAATCTCTCTGTCTTTGAGCCGACAAGAGAGCAACTTCCAGAGGGAACTTGTAACACAGTTCAGGTGGTAATTCCAACTGGTAATCATGGTTTCCCCGATTGTGATAGCCGTGGCCCTTCATCGTTATTAGAGAGGTGGAGATCAGGTGGAGGTTGTGACTGTGGTGGCTGGGATATGGCCTGCCCCCTTACTGTTTTGGGCAATCCCAAAATACAGTTCACTGAAGATCAATCACTTGTGGACAATCAGAAGCCCTTGCAACTTTTTCTTCAG GGAGCCAAAGAAATCACTCCAGCCTTAACAATGAAGTTTGTTGAAGAGGGCAACTATGCTGTCCACTTTCACGCTCACTTGTCCTCTTTACAAGCTTTCTTTATCTCCGTCGCTATGTTACATGGTTCGGGAGTCCTGAGTGCTTCCGGGCAAGAGATTAAGGAAGTGCCGCAAACCAATTCGCTGAAAACGCTCATTGAAGAGGAAGTGCAGATCTTGATAGAAGCAGTAACGGAGGAGAAAAAAGCCCGCGAGAAGATGAAAGACATGCCTTCCTCTTATGCGCTTAATCCTCCATTCTCCCCGATTGCACGAGTGTGA
- the LOC115746507 gene encoding uncharacterized protein LOC115746507: MGSRRFAQFPTSDDDEEDEPHPPGKRVTRSSKNPVESEADSRSKRRKLVKLVDEDEDGGGGEPEADREGGREEKSANNAKRRKKKEEEEEEEEEGPEEEVEEEEPDEDAKPIGDAVRFSGKGRGRKSHYEAFELDGNQYELEDPVLLVPAEKDQKPYVAIIKDIAQTTKGSIMVTGQWFYRPEEAEKKGGGSWQSRDTRELFYSFHRDEVPAESVMHKCVVHFVPIHKQLPHRKQNPGFIVQKVYDTVEKKLWKLTDKDYEDNKQHEIDLLVQKTMQRLVDLPDIDTEDAHAEQEDQLKRKRSFRRRNVSPLDVSRDEDSAKSDQHFKAETPGSCTSNASEYYAILVRFNELTGESARDKWLERLLQAVQYVCISEGTNDENGTKCSEGVNGSQEQQMKGEHPLIWPDAAVSAVTALEKASHQTFSSDFQKYNQKLRQLLFNLKNNALLARRLLKGELEPSKILNMSPIELKEGLTAEETARNEPEESERMQMTDARCSRCSEFKVGVRDIIQAGHGDRYQLECIACGHSWYASRDAVSMLTIDGPSSTRSVGTAPWATTKFESVEKQLASPRESTKPPDDAFKKSTEVKIPVLERQKSISKSKLEDNSEITTK; this comes from the exons ATGGGGAGTCGAAGGTTCGCGCAGTTCCCAACGAGCGATGATGACGAGGAGGACGAGCCGCATCCTCCTGGGAAGCGAGTCACTCGCTCCTCGAAGAATCCCGTGGAGAGCGAGGCCGACTCCAGGAGCAAGCGCCGGAAGCTGGTGAAGCTCgtggacgaggacgaggacgggGGCGGAGGCGAACCTGAGGCTGATCGGGAGGGTGGGCGAGAGGAGAAGAGTGCGAATAAtgcgaagaggaggaagaagaaggaagaggaagaggaggaggaggaggagggtccagaggaggaggtggaggaggaggagcccgACGAGGATGCCAAGCCGATCGGCGACGCGGTTAGGTTTTCCGGCAAGGGGAGGGGGCGGAAGAGCCATTATGAGGCGTTCGAGTTGGATGGAAATCAGTACGAGCTC GAGGATCCTGTACTTCTGGTCCCCGCGGAAAAAGATCAGAAACCGTATGTGGCTATTATCAAG GATATTGCACAAACCACAAAAGGAAGCATAATGGTTACTGGGCAATGGTTCTACCGCCCTGAAGAGGCAGAGAAAAAGGGAGGTGGGAGTTGGCAGTCGCGTGACACTAGAGAGCTATTTTATAGTTTCCATCGAGATGAGGTCCCTGCAGAATCCGTGATGCACAAGTGTGTGGTGCACTTCGTTCCGATTCACAAGCAACTCCCTCATCGAAAACAAAATCCTGGTTTCATAGTGCAGAAGGTTTATGACACTGTTGAAAAGAAGTTATGGAAGCTGACTGACAAGGATTATGAAGACAATAAACAACATGAGATAGATCTTCTCGTTCAAAAAACCATGCAACGCTTGGTAGATCTCCCAGATATCGACACAGAGGATGCTCATGCTGAACAGGAAGATCAGTTGAAGAGGAAAAGGAGCTTCCGAAGAAGGAATGTGTCCCCTTTGGATGTCTCCAGAGATGAAGATTCAGCCAAATCAGATCAACACTTTAAAGCTGAAACACCAGGAAGTTGTACAAGTAATGCCTCCGAATACTATGCCATTTTAGTCCGGTTTAATGAACTAACTGGAGAAAGCGCTCGTGATAAATGGTTAGAGAGGCTTCTTCAGGCAGTGCAGTATGTTTGCATTTCTGAGGGAACTAATGATGAAAATGGAACTAAATGTTCAGAAGGAGTCAATGGATCTCAAGAACAGCAAATGAAG GGTGAGCATCCTTTAATTTGGCCAGATGCTGCGGTGTCAGCGGTAACTGCCCTTGAGAAGGCTTCACATCAAACCTTTTCATCAGATTTTCAGAAATATAATCAGAAGTTGAGGCAGTTATTGTTCAATCTGAAG AATAATGCGCTTCTAGCCCGCCGTTTGTTAAAGGGAGAATTGGAACCTTCCAAGATACTGAACATGTCACCCATTGAGTTGAAG GAGGGCTTGACTGCGGAGGAGACAGCAAGAAATGAGCCAGAGGAGTCAGAGCGCATGCAG ATGACAGATGCCCGTTGTTCTAGATGCAGCGAGTTTAAAGTCGGTGTGAGAGACATCATCCAGGCTGGACATGGAGATCGGTATCAG CTGGAGTGCATTGCTTGTGGACATTCCTGGTATGCATCCAGAGACGCAGTGTCAATGCTGACAATAGATGGGCCGAGCTCCACCAGAAGTGTGGGTACCGCACCATGGGCGACTACCAAGTTTGAAAGCGTGGAGAAGCAGCTGGCCAGTCCCCGAGAGTCTACCAAGCCACCGGACGATGCTTTTAAGAAAAGCACTGAAGTCAAAATCCCAGTTTTAGAAAGGCAGAAATCCATTAGCAAGTCCAAGTTAGAGGATAACTCCGAAATCACAACTAAGTAG
- the LOC115746418 gene encoding putative pre-16S rRNA nuclease, translated as MRYVKPLSLFQDVLMACTKKKGRLLGLDVGDKYVGLAVSDSSNKIASPLSVLLRKKTNIDLMATDLQSLVSEFSLLGFVVGCPLDRFRGGNPEAVQMKVFIDELSKTGKLDGVCYTYWEETFTSKNVELLLQPLTLHPVAAKTIVDKFAAMGILQGYLDYANKKQRSESSE; from the exons ATGAGGTATGTGAAACCATTGAGCTTGTTCCAAGACGTATTGATGGCATGTACGAAGAAAAAAGGCCGTTTGCTAGGCTTGGATGTTGGCGATAAGTATGTCGGGCTTGCTGTCTCTGATTCGAGTAACAAGATTGCCTCACCCCTGAG CGTTCTGCTTAGGAAGAAGACAAATATTGACTTGATGGCAACCGATCTTCAGAGTCTG GTCTCTGAATTCTCGCTACTTGGATTTGTGGTTGGCTGCCCTCTTGACCGGTTTCGTGGTGGCAATCCTGAG GCTGTGCAAATGAAGGTTTTTATTGACGAGCTTTCCAAAACAGGAAAACTTGATGGTGTTTGTTATACGTATTGGGAAGAAACTTTTACATCAAAG AATGTGGAATTGTTGTTACAACCTTTGACGTTGCATCCAGTAGCAGCGAAGACAATAGTGGACAAGTTCGCTGCTATGGGGATACTCCAG GGATATTTGGATTATGCCAACAAGAAGCAGAGATCAGAGTCTTCTGAATAG
- the LOC115746416 gene encoding serine/threonine-protein kinase BSK7-like: protein MGCKCSKLFVCFRGSEQGSAVPEVKGIEDEQKGEPDNLPSFQEYTYDQLRKATSWFAVENIVSEHGEKAPNVVYKGKLENQVRIVVKRFNRSAWPDARQFIEEARAVGQLRNQRLANLIGCCCEGDERLLVAEYMPNDSLPKHIFHWDTQPMKWAMRLRVALYLAQALEYCTSKGHDLYHDLNAYRILFDGEGNPRLSSFGFMKNSKNGKSYSTNLAFAPPEYLRTGRVVPESVMFSFGTVLLDLVSGKKIPPSRALDLIRDKNVQMLTDSCLEGQFSEDDRTALLRLASRCLQYEPRERPNPKSLVAVLAPLQKDIEVPSHVLMGIHRGDSSLTLSPLGEACFRKDLTAIHEVLEKLGYKDDEGAATELSFQMWTNQVQDTLNSKKKGDAGFRHKDFRAAIDCYTQFIEVGTMVSPTVYARRSLSHLMSNMPQEAFDDAVQAQVISPVWHIASYLQAVTLFMMGKDSEARVALEEGSVLESKRNAGA, encoded by the exons ATGGGTTGTAAGTGCTCCAAGCTATTTGTCTGTTTCCGAGGTTCAGAACAAGGTTCAGCAGTCCCTGAGGTCAAGGGCATTG AAGATGAGCAGAAAGGTGAACCTGATAATCTGCCTTCCTTCCAAGAATACACATACGATCAGCTGAGGAAGGCAACATCTTGGTTTGCTGTTGAAAACATTGTGTCTGAACATGGGGAAAAGGCGCCAAATGTGGTCTACAAAGGAAAACTGGAAAATCAAGTGCGAATTGTTGTAAAGCGCTTTAACAGATCAGCTTGGCCTGATGCCAGGCAGTTCATT GAAGAAGCAAGAGCTGTAGGGCAGCTTCGTAACCAAAGGTTGGCAAATTTAATTGGTTGCTGCTGTGAAGGTGATGAGAGGTTGCTGGTTGCAGAATACATGCCCAATGATTCATTAccaaaacatatttttcatt GGGATACACAGCCTATGAAATGGGCAATGAGGCTAAGGGTGGCTCTGTATCTTGCACAAGCTTTAGAATATTGTACTAGCAAAGGACATGATCTGTATCATGATCTGAATGCTTATAGAATCCTTTTTGATGGG GAAGGAAACCCCAGACTTTCATCATTTGGTTTTATGAAGAACAGCAAAAACGGAAAAAGCTACAGTACAAACTTGGCCTTTGCTCCTCCCGAGTATCTGAGGACAG GACGAGTCGTTCCTGAAAGTGTGATGTTTAGCTTCGGTACTGTTTTGCTAGACCTCGTTAGTGGAAAGAAGATTCCTCCAAGCCGT GCGCTTGATCTAATACGAGACAAGAACGTTCAGATGCTCACAGATTCATGCCTGGAAGGTCAATTTTCAGAAGATGATCGCACAGCTTTATTGCGGTTAGCTTCTCGTTGTTTACAATATGAGCCCCGAGAGCGGCCAAATCCGAAGTCCCTAGTTGCTGTTCTGGCTCCTCTTCAAAAGGATATTGAG GTTCCTTCTCATGTATTGATGGGCATCCACCGCGGTGATTCCTCCCTGACCCTATCACCTCTGGGTGAGGCGTGTTTCAGGAAGGACTTGACTGCCATACATGAGGTCTTAGAAAAACTTGGGTATAAAGATGATGAGGGAGCAGCTACTGAG CTTTCATTCCAGATGTGGACCAACCAGGTGCAGGACACTCTGAACTCAAAGAAAAAGGGTGATGCTGGTTTCCGACATAAAGATTTTAGAGCTGCAATTGACTGCTATACTCAG ttCATTGAAGTGGGAACGATGGTGTCCCCAACTGTTTATGCACGGCGCAGTCTATCTCATCTTATGAGCAACATGCCGCAAGAAGCATTTGATGACGCGGTGCAAGCTCAGGTGATATCTCCCGTCTGGCACATTGCATCCTATCTACAAGCTGTAACTCTTTTTATGATGGGGAAGGACAGCGAGGCACGGGTGGCACTTGAAGAAGGTTCTGTCCTTGAAAGCAAAAGGAATGCTGGCGCATGA